From Aspergillus chevalieri M1 DNA, chromosome 4, nearly complete sequence, a single genomic window includes:
- the SNF1 gene encoding serine/threonine-protein kinase (BUSCO:EOG09261IOS;~COG:T;~EggNog:ENOG410PGMD;~InterPro:IPR017441,IPR032270,IPR008271,IPR028375, IPR000719,IPR011009,IPR013896;~PFAM:PF16579,PF07714,PF08587,PF00069;~go_function: GO:0004672 - protein kinase activity [Evidence IEA];~go_function: GO:0004674 - protein serine/threonine kinase activity [Evidence IEA];~go_function: GO:0005524 - ATP binding [Evidence IEA];~go_process: GO:0006468 - protein phosphorylation [Evidence IEA]): MAAAFDDEDLSVSLPPIERDHRRDRDRAAVPPPSGDNPAAMAMPPHARPIAKGHEVKQSPATTRDMQRLDQYQTMKILGEGSFGKVKLAIHQPSGRQVALKIINRRKLLSRDMVGRVEREIQYLQLLRHPHIIKLYTVIATKTDIIMVLEYAERELFDYLVKRGRCNDAEARKFFQQIICAVEYCHRHKIVHRDLKPENLLIDANKNVKIADFGLSNIMTDGNFLKTSCGSPNYAAPEVISGKLYAGPEVDVWSCGVILYVLLVGRLPFDDDYIPALFKKIAAGNFHMPPYIHSGAARLIKSMLQVHPVHRLTIPEIRQDPWFLQDLPPYLQPPPEEVIATGSDPNKAIDIRKIAPGKPLSAQHKIHQIAISKLERSMGYARDDIEDALKNPEPSAIKDAFFIIVENEMMQTNSPTDDNLMASVAPSPPSKNPLPSPAVAKQSAATRPHGAPTVPSPQRFAQLPPEDEEPVRVSHVRILPTSIPYVHDQLMEQREREREQRARAAHLDAQARAENPDDPAWGERSINDQEATARALKPHSRSIVDLDKLRFEPPEGHHSTAHMPKRSRKWQFGIRSRNQPYEAMLYLYRAIDAQGGVWDILPGDTGGDIGADEEKPLQTKYAHLPSDYYIPKDPWFIRARLLKEGMRIPGPSPRVHGRTSSTVSKSEVEELRRRFNITKIPRDDRNSLAVETASGPPSRRTSSSRVNHGVWVFVDIQLYQLEQNSYMVDFKCDGYQNVVREEGDAEWRPISRRFRNKEKEVTSPYPFLDVASDLVAQLAVAS, encoded by the exons ATGGCCGCTGCgttcgacgacgaagacctTTCCGTCTCCCTCCCTCCCATCGAACGGGATCATCGTCGGGATCGCGATCGGGCTGCGGTGCCTCCTCCCTCCGGTGACAACCCGGCCGCCATGGCAATGCCTCCCCACGCTCGTCCGATCGCAAAAGGCCACGAGGTCAAGCAGTCCCCGGCAACAACGAGAGATATGCAACGACTCGATCAGTATCAGACAATGAAGATTCTGGGGGAGGGTTCGTTTGGGAAAGTCAAATTGGCTATTCATCAGCCCAGTGGGCGACAGGTCGCTCTGAAGATTATTAACCGCCGCAAGCTGCTTTCGAGAGATATGGTCGGTCGCGTGGAACGGGAAATTCAGTATCTGCAATTGCTGCGACATCCTCATATTATCAAATT GTATACTGTAATCGCTACCAAAACCGATATTATAATGGTTTTAGAATACGCAGAACGGGAGCTGTTCGACTACCTGGTGAAACGAGGACGATGCAATGACGCCGAAGCCCGCAAGTTCTTTCAACAGATCATCTGCGCCGTTGAGTACTGTCATCGGCATAAGATCGTGCATCGTGACCTGAAGCCAGAAAACCTGCTCATCGACGCCAATAAGAATGTGAAGATTGCTGATTTCGGTCTAAGCAATATCATGACGGATGGGAATTTCCTCAAAACAAGTTGTGGTAGTCCCAATTATGCGGCGCCAGAAGTCATTTCAGGAAAGCTCTACGCCGGACCAGAGGTGGATGTGTGGAGTTGCGGTGTCATTCTCTATGTGTTGCTCGTTGGGCGACTGCCATTTGATGACGATTACATCCCAGCATTGTTTAAGAAGATCGCTGCAGGCAACTTCCATATGCCGCCTTACATCCACTCCGGAGCAGCGCGCTTAATCAAATCCATGCTGCAAGTCCATCCTGTCCATCGATTGACGATTCCTGAAATCCGTCAGGATCCCTGGTTCCTCCAAGACCTTCCTCCTTACCTTCAACCACCGCCGGAAGAAGTCATCGCAACTGGGTCCGATCCGAACAAGGCGATTGACATCCGGAAAATTGCACCTGGGAAGCCCCTTTCTGCCCAACACAAGATTCACCAGATTGCCATCTCAAAACTCGAGCGGAGTATGGGATATGCCCGCGACGACATTGAAGACGCGTTGAAGAACCCCGAACCGAGCGCCATTAAAGATGCCTTTTTCATTATTGTCGAGAACGAGATGATGCAAACCAACT CCCCTACAGATGATAATCTCATGGCCTCCGTTGcaccttcccctccttctaAGAACCCATTGCCTTCACCGGCCGTGGCTAAACAAAGTGCTGCTACTCGTCCCCATGGAGCTCCTACTGTCCCGTCGCCACAAAGATTCGCCCAGTTACCaccagaagacgaagagccAGTGCGCGTGAGCCATGTCCGAATCCTACCGACGAGTATTCCATACGTGCACGACCAGCTTATGGAACAGCGCGAACGCGAGCGCGAACAACGAGCTCGTGCTGCGCATCTCGACGCACAAGCCAGGGCTGAAAACCCGGACGATCCGGCATGGGGTGAGCGGTCGATAAATGATcaggaagcaacagctagAGCATTGAAGCCGCACTCTCGGAGTATTGTCGATTTGGACAAGCTCCGGTTTGAGCCGCCCGAGGGCCACCACTCTACAGCACACATGCCTAAGAGATCTCGCAAGTGGCAGTTTGGTATTCGGTCGCGCAATCAGCCGTATGAAGCAATGCTGTATCTGTACAGAGCGATTGATGCACAGGGTGGAGTTTGGGACATTTTACCAGGCGATACAG GCGGTGATATCGGTGCCGACGAGGAAAAGCCTCTGCAAACGAAATATGCCCACCTTCCGTCTGATTACTACATCCCTAAGGATCCTTGGTTTATTCGTGCCCGCCTCTTGAAGGAAGGCATGAGAATACCTGGTCCTTCGCCACGAGTCCACGGCCGCACCAGCAGCACCGTCAGCAAGAGCGAGGTCGAAGAGCTACGTCGCCGTTTCAACATCACAAAGATCCCGAGGGATGACAGGAATTCCCTTGCCGTGGAAACTGCGTCTGGTCCTCCGTCGCGACGGACTTCTTCTAGCCGTGTCAACCACGGAGTGTGGGTGTTTGTTGACATCCAGCTGTACCAGCTGGAGCAGAACAGCTACATGGTCGATTTCAAATGCGATGGCTACCAGAACGTGGTACgggaggaaggagatgcGGAATGGCGTCCGATCAGCAGACGATTCCGCAACAAGGAGAAAGAGGTTACGAGTCCTTATCCGTTCCTTGATGTGGCATCTGATTTGGTGGCTCAGCTTGCCGTTGCTAGCTGA
- a CDS encoding uncharacterized protein (COG:S;~EggNog:ENOG410PYG0), with amino-acid sequence MATNTLFQEYPAREFGPNDVFDYHLGDLSLSPEDCDLIARMNGFDTDPASEFSSEPWFSDFVNYDAPDGLLPGALGNLGAFPDAGPMGNVGMVPNGGFFDPSFDCNTNNGQFQDMVLYDQPYDLTTTIRQAVEAQAAVNTSCSSQKEKRMEASIAFHMQRLQESPLTDPYTSPEFSSPSSSYMGQGSASPTSTGASQTPASATTDGVSTPTLSGPDQPGGVELVLDLNMNATTNLPKKHKPRSQAQRDNYIKVRKHGACEKHKKQHKRCNCLEKKASLVDVHDGTIIQPPKHATLQSFAPRSTQSSLPSRSTPRDTAHDTLLDLAHNPTHIPRPPRPSIQPISRNDTDIQPHSSTPRCPRSEILWSLYRRHDRPSLDYAAQHSVSVNDKRAKLPTGPQIQLASNSRVVNTDTQQLGKNEISRRLQSRSTLQNHDTAQSTCHTYTKGSRIEHIHQRQSHEKIQSTGTRAGMLPVRPPATANAPGTTPFANNAQNHTLPKYAGRLQRTLVSDKAPSIITSGTLPSGSNGKNRTPECAGRKVQRTLESTRSFWQAPAITTLPGSNGKIRTAREDVGKRTVVSMHSQAPATTSGKILPGSNAQSTLPEYAGRVIQRMLGSVFSLWQAPSALTSLVGSYFGKAIIGCLKQYWSARKSLGICGSSRIV; translated from the exons ATGGCGACCAACACTCTCTTCCAGGAATACCCCGCGAGAGAATTCGGCCCGAACGATGTCTTTGACTACCATCTGGGCGACCTGAGTCTTTCTCCAGAAGACTGCGACTTGATTGCCAGGATGAACGGGTTCGACACGGACCCCGCATCCGAATTCTCCTCGGAGCCGTGGTTCTCTGATTTCGTCAACTATGATGCTCCTGACGGCCTCCTGCCCGGTGCGTTGGGCAACCTGGGCGCATTCCCTGATGCGGGTCCCATGGGCAACGTGGGAATGGTTCCGAACGGCGGGTTCTTCGATCCCTCTTTCGACTGCAACACCAACAACGGCCAATTTCAGGACATGGTCTTGTATGACCAACCCTACGACTTGACCACCACCATTCGACAAGCGGTGGAAGCCCAAGCTGCGGTGAACACCAGCTGCTCCTCCCAGAAGGAGAAGCGCATGGAAGCATCTATTGCTTTTCACATGCAACGCCTTCAGGAATCCCCGCTTACCGACCCTTATACGAGCCCCGAGTTCTCGTCCCCGTCCTCCTCGTACATGGGCCAAGGTAGTGCGTCTCCAACTTCAACGGGAGCAAGCCAAACACCCGCCTCTGCGACAACAGATGGCGTGTCCACTCCTACACTATCTGGACCAGACCAGCCGGGTGGTGTTGAATTGGTGCTTGACTTGAACATGAATGCAACGACGAACCTCCCGAAGAAGCACAAGCCTCGATCACAAGCCCAGCGAGACAACTACATCAAGGTTCGGAAGCATGGTGCTTGTGAGAAGCACAAAAAACAGCATAAACGG TGCAACTGCcttgagaagaaggcaagcCTTGTCGACGTTCACGATGGCACGATAATTCAACCACCAAAGCATGCAACGTTGCAATCATTCGCTCCTCGCTCGACACAGTCATCGCTACCGTCGAGAAGTACGCCCAGGGATACGGCACACGATACGCTTCTCGATTTAGCGCACAACCCAACACACATCCCACGACCACCACGACCATCGATTCAACCCATATCCAGGAACGATACGGACATACAACCACACAGCTCTACACCAAGGTGTCCCAGATCAGAGATCCTTTGGTCACTATACCGTCGACACGACCGACCGTCGTTGGACTATGCAGCTCAGCATTCTGTGTCTGTTAACGACAAGCGAGCCAAGCTACCAACTGGACCGCAAATCCAGCTTGCAAGCAACTCGCGTGTTGTCAATACAGATACCCAGCAACTTGGCAAAAATGAAATCTCGAGACGCCTACAGTCTCGCTCGACTCTGCAGAATCACGATACTGCTCAGTCCACGTGCCATACTTACACTAAAGGCAGCCGGATTGAACACATCCACCAAAGACAGAGCCACGAAAAGATACAATCGACTGGAACCAGAGCTGGTATGCTACCAGTCCGCCCTCCAGCCACTGCCAACGCACCTGGCACAACGCCATTTGCGAACAATGCACAGAATCACACCCTTCCCAAGTATGCTGGGCGGTTACAGAGAACGCTCGTATCGGACAAAGCACCATCTATTATTACGTCTGGCACGCTTCCATCTGGAAGCAACGGGAAGAATCGCACTCCCGAATGTGCTGGACGAAAGGTACAGAGAACGCTGGAATCAACGCGCTCATTCTGGCAAGCACCTGCAATTACGACTCTACCTGGAAGCAATGGAAAGATTCGCACAGCTCGCGAAGATGTTGGAAAGAGAACGGTGGTATCGATGCACAGTCAAGCGCCTGCAACTACGTCTGGAAAAATTCTACCTGGAAGCAATGCGCAGAGCACACTTCCCGAATATGCTGGGCGAGTTATACAGAGAATGCTGGGTTCAGTGTTCTCGCTCTGGCAAGCACCTTCTGCACTTACGTCCTTGGTTGGGTCGTACTTTGGCAAAGCTATCATTGGTTGTCTCAAACAGTATTGGTCAGCTCGGAAGAGCCTTGGGATATGTGGTTCGTCTCGAATCGTTTAA
- a CDS encoding phosphoglycerate mutase family protein (COG:G;~EggNog:ENOG410PKMG;~InterPro:IPR013078,IPR029033;~PFAM:PF00300), which yields MASFHFNLTTVPGYFLQDDPDTDPDAFNYVSSNFGLINRTYNTDTDLDAKNTTQWQRFAYHLHHLNQESHHKTPNVTYRLLFLGRHGEGFHNVAEEKYGTKLWDCYWSLQNGDSNLTWFDAHLTTAGIKQAQVANEAWEKQIERKVPFPQSFYVSPLHRCLATAEITFKGLNATPVPFRPVVKELLRETIGIHTCDKRSPASNITASYPKYILEKGFANGTDPLWEPDARESNSMRDVRLRDLLYDIFEHDENTVLSLTAHSGAIASILNVVGHQEFALATGAMIPVLVRVEKVAGPKPEMEVDPPIGVPSCGE from the exons ATGGCCTCATTCCACTTCAACCTCACCACCGTCCCGGGGTACTTTCTCCAAGATGACCCAGACACCGACCCGGATGCTTTTAACTAT GTCTCCTCAAATTTCGGCCTCATAAACCGCACCTACAACACAGACACCGACCTCGACGCAAAAAACACAACCCAATGGCAACGCTTCGCCTACCACCTGCACCACCTAAACCAAGAATCCCACCACAAAACACCAAATGTAACATACCGCCTGCTGTTCCTTGGTAGACACGGCGAGGGGTTCCATAATGTCGCGGAGGAGAAATACGGCACGAAACTGTGGGAC TGCTACTGGTCCCTCCAAAACGGCGACTCCAATCTAACCTGGTTCGATGCACACTTAACAACCGCGGGGATAAAGCAAGCGCAGGTCGCAAATGAGGCGTGGGAAAAGCAGATCGAGCGCAAGGTGCCCTTTCCGCAGTCATTTTATGTCTCTCCGTTGCATAGGTGTCTTGCGACGGCGGAGATCACGTTCAAGGGGTTGAATGCTACGCCCGTGCCGTTCAGGCCGGTTGTTAAGGAG TTGCTCCGCGAAACAATCGGCATCCACACCTGCGACAAGCGCTCCCCAGCCTCGAACATAACCGCTTCGTATCCGAAGTACATCCTCGAAAAGGGCTTCGCCAACGGCACGGATCCGCTGTGGGAGCCCGATGCGCGGGAATCGAACTCCATGCGCGATGTGCGGTTACGCGATTTGTTGTATGATATCTTTGAGCACGATGAGAACACGGTTTTGTCGCTGACGGCGCATTCGGGGGCGATTGCGAGTATCCTGAATGTTGTTGGGCATCAGGAGTTTGCGTTGGCCACTGGGGCGATGATTCCCGTGCTTGTGAGGGTTGAGAAGGTTGCTGGACCGAAGCCGGAGATGGAGGTCGACCCGCCGATTGGGGTGCCTAGTTGTGGTGAGTGA
- the MRPL22 gene encoding mitochondrial 54S ribosomal protein uL22m (BUSCO:EOG09264LC7;~COG:J;~EggNog:ENOG410PNW5;~InterPro:IPR036394,IPR001063,IPR005727;~PFAM:PF00237;~go_component: GO:0005840 - ribosome [Evidence IEA];~go_component: GO:0015934 - large ribosomal subunit [Evidence IEA];~go_function: GO:0003735 - structural constituent of ribosome [Evidence IEA];~go_process: GO:0006412 - translation [Evidence IEA]) — MASMGALYPYGNLLRSTRAGVTFVPRRTLTYTTPRRAQEDNSNNGNNENPSKPSALSSIKNFFGFGGKPSDAPKPTITRRANAPPKREGSLSADSIFAEDEATPKLIASGRTPGRRPTAEQPAEGEGEEQDVSLETRNRENMQAALDPRPQARTRWERKMVVREIRRRGRLSKTEQVMRTERESLSKSHWFKTSIKKLGPLARQIAGKNIDEAILQMRFSKKKAAKDVLEHLQHAKNVAVVRSGMGLGAAAGDEAQKPISIVSKSGERKTITDPTSIYISQAWVNRGPYGVDYDHRARGQINLLRPPYTSLSVLLKEEHTRIREWQDRENTAQRKRKTHLWTQLPDRKISAQNQYYSW; from the exons ATGGCGTCAATGGGTGCTCTTTACCCCTATGGGAACCTGCTCCGGTCCA CCCGAGCAGGTGTGACCTTCGTCCCCCGCCGGACATTGACCTACACCACCCCCCGTCGTGCCCAAGAAGACAACAGTAACAATGGCAACAACGAAAACCCCTCCAAACCCTCCGCCCTCTCTTCGATCAAAAACTTCTTCGGCTTTGGCGGCAAGCCCTCCGACGCCCCCAAACCCACCATCACCCGCCGAGCCAACGCCCCCCCAAAGCGAGAAGGTTCCCTGAGTGCAGATTCGATCTTCGCAGAAGACGAGGCCACCCCCAAACTAATTGCCTCGGGCCGCACCCCCGGCCGCAGACCTACCGCCGAACAGCCtgcggagggagagggagaagagcaggatgttAGCCTGGAGACTCGGAATCGGGAGAATATGCAGGCGGCGCTGGACCCTCGTCCTCAGGCGCGGACGCGCTGGGAGCGGAAGATGGTTGTGAGAGAGATTCGGCGTCGGGGTCGTCTTTCGAAGACGGAGCAGGTTATGCGGACGGAGAGGGAGTCGTTGTCCAAGTCGCATTGGTTTAAGACGTCGATTAAGAAGTTGGGGCCGTTGGCGAGGCAGATTGCGGGGAAGAACATCGATGAGGCGATTCTGCAGATGCGGTttagcaagaagaaggctgcaAAGGATGTTCTTGAACACTTGCAGCATGCGAAGAACGTCGCTGTTGTCCGCTCCGGTATGGGTcttggtgctgctgctggtgatgaggcCCAGAAGCCTATCAGCATTGTCTCCAAGTCTGGTGAGCGTAAGACGATCACTGACCCAACCTCCATCTACATCTCCCAGGCCTGGGTGAACCGGGGACCGTACGGTGTTGACTACGACCACCGGGCGAGAGGCCAGatcaacctcctccgccCGCCATACACCTCTCTCTCGGTGCTGCTGAAGGAAGAACACACTCGGATCCGGGAGTGGCAGGACCGTGAAAACACCGCGCAGCGCAAGCGCAAGACTCACCTCTGGACCCAGCTCCCTGACCGGAAGATCAGCGCGCAGAACCAGTACTACAGCTGGTAG
- the PRP24 gene encoding U6 snRNP complex subunit PRP24 (COG:A;~EggNog:ENOG410PM4Y;~InterPro:IPR000504,IPR031766,IPR011990,IPR035979, IPR012677,IPR034397,IPR034398,IPR003107;~PFAM:PF16842,PF00076;~go_function: GO:0003676 - nucleic acid binding [Evidence IEA];~go_function: GO:0005515 - protein binding [Evidence IEA];~go_process: GO:0006396 - RNA processing [Evidence IEA]) encodes MDINSLLSPQESNSQSGRSTPGSAPTSAPSSGPSQKGFRRGGRATGGRGGMTSSPLAQHVLAPPNIPEPSPPAVSPSVGPNMGGGSGTPPATELPPSRQPSTPGMDTLADLASMQHHQPPRSNAPILRGESYESQLSPSTMFPNVNPIVHNTPTPRSSFDIAMSDGPKRDYAKTSIKSDAQLATELFQQIQENPHSYTAHVSFIRLLHAGFMNHVYPPNNPEIHGDPHRYDLLKDMRTAREEMDKLFAMGEDLWAEWIQDESMLASNVNERIAVMDLCQRSVEEEYGSTKLWSIYGEWVLYLYNAANGEAGHSQWTEEDRMIGREVFTFQLVLDVWQRGAEATRWRINDSHLVWDRFLELQIRELSHVPSQEKLNHVRGLFEVRLHTPHATWEQTFQAFSSFVSTYYNANYEEIMSNTAAHTSEAKNKYRAREDIEIRLRNVVEAGDMAQEWAVYTEYLDWELSRNRRRRQFSFDLVNAVYQRAVLRFPTDANMWEDYVMFLIDESTHKNTNMTTTSTLDRATRHCPSSGTLWSQYLLSSERELQSFSKIADIKHKATSTGLLDVGGMEEVLKVHTTWCSYLRRRAFATDSTDEDIDVAEVGIRSAIEDVQDLGEKKYGRSYQGDPLFRLERIYIRYLSESGSWDSARETFKGLVGRRGNSYEFWLTYYSWELISWSKFVQGDSTADAARRTPNPSFATAVLKQAIKRTDLDWPEKIMQAYIAHCEDYEDSDELQLAMLATRKATRAVNARREREAREAAAQQEALVQQAAVLAEPVQQEKRKREDEAESNGLPEQKKARAEEPVPVVKTEPQPEPESVPLRRDRENATVIVKNLPHHITEHRVRQFFRHYGNINGVKMLPGEDGNSEVAIIEFDTKDEALMAQTRDQKMIDENTIQVQLGSGSTLYVTNFPPSANEEYIHNLFRGHGEIVDIRWPSLKYNTHRRFCYVQFRDPIQARKATELDGSKVGTDQQLVAKISDPGRKQERHGPMYEGRELHVSNIDWKASEDDVKEVFSKYGTVESVRIPRKVDGGSKGFGYVVFSSKDEANAALAMHQQEFRSRQLQVQLSSPQGVKRSSTTIVNRVGDSRSPSVEANGRSDPEAPTGERAARTLGLMNVPDTVNDARIRALAESYGKLVKIVLRPDHQGAIVEYADVHTAGKASLELEGQEIAPGRPLHVGTVPEMLKQSAERKNTRVTHSTLSKEKNNTGVLAPPSAVRRPQQPGRGSGRRGGLGVKRGGASTQARNEVAEGKGNGSNNGMTTTTETAPPTEGGTTTTKSNDDFRAMIQRNQQSQGQAE; translated from the exons ATGGACATCAATTCGTTACTTTCGCCACAGGAATCGAATTCCCAGTCGGGACGCTCGACGCCCGGCTCTGCGCCAACTTCCGCACCATCGTCCGGCCCATCCCAAAAAGGTTTTCGGCGAGGCGGTCGCGCGACTGGTGGACGGGGAGGAATGACCTCGTCTCCGCTTGCGCAGCATGTTCTCGCTCCGCCAAATATCCCCGAACCATCCCCTCCCGCTGTGAGTCCGTCAGTTGGTCCGAACATGGGAGGAGGAAGTGGAACCCCCCCAGCGACTGAACTGCCCCCGTCTCGACAACCTTCGACTCCGGGAATGGATACATTGGCGGATTTGGCATCAATGCAGCATCACCAGCCGCCCCGCTCAAACGCTCCGATCCTGCGAGGGGAATCCTACGAGAGCCAGCTTTCTCCGTCGACGATGTTCCCGAACGTGAATCCTATCGTGCATAACACTCCCACCCCGCGTTCGTCCTTCGATATCGCAATGTCTGATGGCCCGAAGAGGGATTACGCGAAGACGTCTATCAAATCCGACGCGCAACTTGCGACCGAGCTTTTTCAACAGATCCAAGAGAATCCCCACTCGTATACCGCGCACGTTAGCTTTATTCGGCTTTTGCATGCCGGTTTCATGAACCACGTCTATCCTCCAAACAATCCGGAAATTCACGGCGACCCGCATCGGTACGATTTGCTCAAAGACATGAGGACCGCGCGCGAGGAGATGGACAAGTTGTTTGCTATGGGCGAGGATCTCTGGGCTGAGTGGATTCAGGACGAAAGTATGCTGGCAAGCAACGTGAACGAGCGTATCGCAGTTATGGATCTCTGCCAACGGTCCGTTGAGGAGGAATACGGGAGTACGAAACTGTGGAGCATTTACGGAGAATGGGTTCTATATCTTTACAACGCCGCCAATGGGGAAGCTGGTCATAGCCAATGGACGGAGGAGGACCGAATGATTGGTCGCGAGGTTTTCACATTCCAACTGGTCCTGGACGTTTGGCAGAGAGGTGCGGAGGCAACTCGATGGAGGATCAATGACAGCCATTTGGTCTGGGATCGGTTCCTCGAGCTTCAGATCCGTGAACTCTCGCACGTTCCATCGCAGGAGAAGCTCAACCATGTGCGTGGGCTGTTTGAAGTCCGACTTCACACACCCCACGCTACCTGGGAGCAGACGTTCCAGGCATTTTCGAGCTTTGTCTCGACGTACTACAATGCCAATTACGAGGAGATCATGTCGAATACAGCAGCGCATACATCGGAAGCGAAGAACAAATACAGAGCTCGTGAGGATATCGAAATCCGCCTCCGCAATGTGGTGGAAGCGGGCGACATGGCGCAGGAATGGGCTGTTTATACAGAGTATTTGGATTGGGAACTCAGCCGGAATCGGCGCCGACGCCAGTTCAGTTTCGATTTAGTCAACGCTGTCTACCAACGTGCCGTCTTGCGGTTTCCCACCGATGCCAATATGTGGGAAGACTATGTGATGTTTCTCATCGATGAATCCACGCATAAGAATACCAACATGACCACGACATCCACCCTCGATCGCGCGACACGCCACTGTCCGAGCTCCGGTACGCTCTGGTCGCAATATCTGCTCAGCTCAGAACGCGAATTGCAGTCCTTCTCCAAGATTGCCGACATCAAGCACAAGGCTACAAGCACTGGTTTGCTCGATGTGGGCGGAATGGAGGAGGTGCTCAAAGTGCACACGACGTGGTGCAGTTATCTCCGCCGGCGGGCCTTTGCGACTGACTCTACTGAcgaggatattgatgttgCCGAGGTTGGTATTCGCTCTGCTATTGAAGATGTTCAGGACCTTGGCGAGAAGAAGTATGGCCGGTCGTACCAGGGAGATCCGTTATTCCGTCTCGAGCGGATCTATATCCGTTATCTGAGTGAAAGTGGCAGCTGGGATAGCGCACGGGAGACGTTCAAGGGCCTGGTAGGACGTCGTGGCAATAGTTATGAGTTCTGGCTCACTTACTACTCGTGGGAGCTGATTTCGTGGAGCAAGTTTGTGCAAGGCGACTCGACTGCCGATGCAGCTCGAAGGACACCCAATCCGTCGTTTGCCACCGCCGTTCTGAAACAGGCGATCAAGCGCACTGATCTGGACTGGCCCGAGAAGATTATGCAGGCCTACATTGCCCATTGTGAAGACTATGAAGATTCGGATGAGCTGCAGCTGGCAATGCTGGCGACACGTAAGGCCACGAGAGCCGTCAATGCTCGCCGCGAACGCGAGGCCAGAGAAGCCGCCGCACAGCAAGAAGCCCTGGTTCAGCAGGCAGCGGTGTTGGCCGAACCCGTTCAGCAAGAGAAACGGAAACGGGAAGATGAGGCTGAATCGAACGGTTTGCCTGAGCAGAAAAAGGCGCGCGCAGAGGAGCCAGTACCAGTCGTCAAGACCGAACCGCAGCCCGAGCCCGAATCTGTTCCTCTACGACGCGATCGCGAGAATGCGACCGTTATTGTTAAGAATCTGCCTCATCATATCACGGAACATCGGGTGCGGCAGTTTTTCAGACAT TACGGAAACATCAATGGAGTCAAGATGCTGCCCGGCGAGGACGGAAATTCAGAAGTCGCCATAATCGAGTTTGATACCAAGGATGAAGCCCTCATGGCGCAGACTCGTGATCAGAAAATGATCGACGAAAACACCATTCAAGTGCAGCTCGGATCTGGCTCGACGCTATATGTTACTAACTTCCCACCCTCTGCTAATGAGGAATATATCCACAATCTGTTCCGTGGT CATGGCGAAATCGTCGACATTCGTTGGCCATCACTGAAATACAATACTCACCGGCGTTTCTGCTACGTGCAATTTAGGGACCCCATCCAAGCTCGTAAAGCCACGGAACTCGACGGATCGAAAGTTGGTACAGACCAGCAACTCGTCGCTAAGATTTCGGATCCCGGCCGTAAACAAGAGCGTCATGGTCCTATGTACGAGGGGCGGGAGCTTCATGTGTCGAATATCGACTGGAAGGCTAGTGAAGATGATGTTAAGGAGGTGTTTTCGAAGTATGGTACTGTGGAATCGGTGCGCATTCCGAGGAAGGTTGATGGTGGGAGCAAGGGCTTTGGCTATGTTGTGTTTTCTTCTAAG GATGAAGCAAATGCGGCGCTTGCCATGCATCAACAGGAATTCCGTTCTCGACAACTACAAGTACAGCTATCCAGTCCCCAAGGTGTGAAGCGCAGTTCCACGACTATCGTCAACCGTGTTGGAGATTCGCGGTCTCCGTCTGTCGAAGCCAACGGCAGATCCGACCCAGAGGCACCGACTGGCGAACGCGCGGCTCGAACGCTTGGTTTGATGAATGTCCCCGATACCGTTAACGATGCACGGATTCGCGCACTGGCGGAGTCATATGGCAAACTTGTCAAAATTGTTCTGCGACCCGACCATCAAGGTGCGATTGTAGAATATGCGGATGTGCACACTGCAGGGAAAGCTTCATTAGAATTGGAGGGTCAGGAGATTGCGCCTGGGCGCCCATTGCATGTTGGAACGGTCCCGGAGATGCTGAAGCAGTCCGCGGAGAGGAAGAACACGCGTGTGACGCACTCAACTCTATCCAAGGAGAAGAACAACACGG